From Geotalea uraniireducens Rf4:
CCCGAATACAAACAGATAAAGCAGGGGTTGCGAGCCAGGGCGGCCCTGGTTGAAGCCGCGACGGCCGCTTACTATCCCGACATCTTCCTTGGCGGCTATCTTTCCGCTGCCTACGCGGAGAAGCGTGACAGGGTTTCCAACCCCTGGGTGCCCGACCAGTTCAACCATTTCTGGGCTGGTGTGGCGTTGGGCCTCAAGTGGAACCTCGACTTCGGCATTACGGGGGCCAAAGTGGCTGCGGAGCGGGCCCAGTACAACCGACTGGTCGCCACCCGGGAATTTGCCGAAAACAACATCCCTCTGCAGATAAAGAAGTCATACCTGGAGATCCATGAGGCTGAAAAAAGCATCGAGGCGACCCGCTTCGCTTACACGAATGCCAAAAAGTGGGTAGTGGCGGCCATTGCCAATTTCGATTTCGGCGTTGGGCCGGCAAAGGAAATATTCGATGCGCTTCAGAATTATGCCAGGATGCGCGCTGGCTATTTCCAGTCGATCTATAACTTCAAACTGGCCCAGGCCAATCTGGCCTATGCGGTGGGTGAAGCGCCGCTGTAATTCTCCCGGATGCTGTGGGTGAGGAGGTTGTGTCTGATGAACATCCGAACGATTATTATGACAACCCTGTTGTTCTGTTTGTGCATAACCGGGGCAAAGCAGGCGCTTGCCTCCGTCACCAACGAGGTGAAGAGCATGGTGGACGAGGTGGTGCGGATCGTTTCCGACAAGGAGATGAAAAAGCCGCAAAACGAACAGAAGCGGCGCAATGCGCTGAAGAAGGCGATCAGCACGATTTTCGATTATGGCGAGATGACGCAGCGCTCAATGGGGAAGCACTGGAAGGAGCGGAGCCCGGCGGAGAAGAAGGAGCTTGTCCAACTGTTCGAAACGCTTCTGGAGAACTCTTACGCCGGAAAGATCGAATCGTACAACCAGGAGAAGATCGTCTATCTGAAGGAAAACGTGGAGAGCGAGTATGCCGATGTGAGATCCAAGGTGATCACTGCCAAGCGCGACGAGTTTTCCCTCGACTACCGTCTCATGAGCAAAGGGGGACGGTGGATGGTTTATGATGTGGTTATCGAGGGGGTGAGCCTGGTCTCCAATTACCGGACCCAGTTCAATAACATCATTCAGCGTCAAGGGTACGGGGAGTTGGTAAAGAAGTTGCGGGTGAAAAGCGAGGAGATCAAGGCTCCATAGGCTGGTGGGACGAAGTGGATTGATGATATGAAAAAACATCGCAACACAGCCCGGATCGTCTTGATCTTGCTCTTTGCCTGTTCGTTGCTTGCTGAGGCGCCGTGCAGTGCCGGCCAGGCGGTGAAAGGTGGGCTGGAAAAGGCCACCTTTGCCGGCGGGTGCTTCTGGTGCATGGAGGCGCCGTTCGATAGGCTTGAGGGGGTGACTTCCGTCACCGCAGGTTACACCGGCGGGCAGAAGAAGAACCCTACCTACGAGGAAGTTTCCGCCGGCGGCACCGGCCACGCCGAGTCGGTGCAGATTGTCTACGACCCGGCAAGGATCGGCTACGCAAAGCTCCTCGACGTCTTCTGGCGCAACATCGACCCGACCGTCCGGGATCGCCAGTTCTGCGATGTGGGGACGCAGTACCGCTCGGCCATCTTCTATCATTCTCCCGAACAGAAAAATCTTGCCGAAGAGTCGAAACGGTTGCTGGAAAAGACGAAACCGTTCGCAGCGCCGATCGTAACCGAAATTGTGCCGGCTTCCGAGTTCTATCCCGCCGAAGATTACCACCAGCATTACTACAAGAAGAATCCGATCCGTTATAAGTTCTACCGTCAGGGGTGCGGCCGCGACCGAAGGCTGAAAGAGCTGTGGGGTGCTGCTGCAGGGCACTGATGGCCGGATTTGTGCAACTTTACCCGTACCATGTCCAAGTTATGCGCAATGGCCGGATATTCCTTTTCTGTGGTCCGGTATGGCGGTTTCTGGTCGGGACAATCCTTTTTTGTTGACAACAGTGCACTGCCGCAAATAAAATCAATCAGTTTACGCTTGATTATTTATTCGGGGGGATTTCAGGGATGGCAAAGGTTTTTAAAGTGGCGGTTCTGCCGGGAGACGGCATCGGGCCGGAGGTTATGGCTGAGGCGCTCCAGGTGCTGGACGCCGTGGAAAAGAAATACGACGTTAAATTCGAGCGGACCCATGCCAATGTCGGTGGCGCCGGGATCGACAACGAGGGGAAGGCCCTGCCCGAAACCACAGTGAATATCTGCAAGGCGGCCGATGCCATTCTGTTCGGCTCGGTGGGCGGCCCCAAGTGGGAAACCCTGCCGCCGGAGGAGCAGCCCGAGCGTGGCGCGCTCTTGCCCCTCAGGAAAATCTTCGGCCTCTACGCAAACTTAAGGCCGGCCATCATCTTCCCGTCGCTCACCGGCGCCTCGTCCCTGAAGGAGGAGGTCATCGCAGGCGGCTTCAACATCCTGGTCATCCGTGAACTGACCGGCGGCATCTACTTCTCCCAGCCGAAAGGTATCGAGGGAACGGGCCGCGAGCGGGTCGGCGTGGACACCATGCGTTACAGCGTGCCGGAAATCGAGCGGATCACCCACGTGGCCTTTCAGGCTGCCCGCAAGCGAGGCAAGAAGGTCTGTTCCATCGACAAGGCCAACGTGCTTTCCAGCTCGGTGCTCTGGCGTGAGATCGTGACCGGCATAGCGAAGGAGTACCCGGACGTGGAGCTGTCCCACATGTATGTGGACAACGCTGCCATGCAGCTGGTGAAATGGCCCAAGCAATTCGACGTCATCCTCTGCGAGAACATGTTCGGCGACATCCTCTCCGACGAGGCGGCCATGCTGACAGGCTCTCTGGGAATGCTCCCCAGCGCCTCGCTGGCAGAGGGGACCTTCGGCATGTACGAGCCGTCGGGCGGCAGCGCCCCCGATATCGCCGGACAGGGGATCGCCAATCCCATTGCCCAGATTCTTTCCGCTGGGATGATGCTCCGTTTCTCCTTCGGCATGGTCGAGGCGGCCGACGCCATCGACAACGCAGTGGCGAAGGTGCTTGAGCAGGGTTACCGCACCCGCGACATCTACCAGCAGAAGGACGGTGAGAAGCTGGTCAATACGAAAGAGATCGGCGCTGCGATCATCGCCAATCTATAGGTCTTGTTCAGCGGTAATCAAACGCGAAGCGTTTAGTTCATATCAAACCAAACTTCAGAAAAGGAAATAGACTATGAAAGTCGGACTTATCGGTTGGCGTGGCATGGTAGGCTCGGTTCTTCTTCAGCGCATGCAGGAGGAAAACGATTTTGCGGGCATTGAGCCGGTATTCTTCTCCACCTCCCAGGCGGGCCAGCCTGCCCCCATGAACGCCGGAACCCTCAAGGATGCTTCGGATATCGCGGAGCTCAAGAAGCTGGATGTGATTCTCACCTGCCAGGGGGGGGACTACACCAAGGCGATTCACCCCGAACTGCGCAAGACGGGCTGGCAGGGTTACTGGATCGACGCAGCCAGCACCCTGCGCATGGAGCCGAATGCGGTTATCATCCTCGACCCGGTCAATCGCAATGTCATCGATGCCGCCCTGGCCAAGGGTCAGAAGGACTTCATCGGCGGCAACTGTACCGTCAGCCTGATGCTGATGGCCCTTGGCGGACTGTTCCGTGCAGGGCTGGTGGAATGGATCACCTCCATGACCTACCAGGCGGCAAGCGGCGCCGGCGCACCCAACATGCGCGAACTGCTCAGTCAGATGGGAGTCCTGCACGGCTCGGTTGCAGAGCTGCTCAAGAACCCCTCGTCGGCGATCCTCGACATCGACCGGCAGGTCACCGCAACTCTGCGGAGCGACGCCTTGCCGACGAAGGAGTTCGGAGCCCCGTTGGCGGGGAACGTGCTCCCCTGGATCGACCGGGAGGTGGAGGATGGCCAGAGCCGCGAGGAGTGGAAGGGGTACGCCGAGACCAACAAGATCCTCGGTACGACAACGCCGATCCCGGTGGACGGCATCTGCGTCCGCGTCAGCGCAATGCGCTGCCACAGCCAGGCCCTGACCATCAAGTTGAACAAGGACGTGCCGATCGCCGACATCGAAAACCTGATCAAAAACGACAACCAGTGGGTCAAATTCGTTCCCAACACCAAGGCTGACTCCCTGGCCAACCTCACCCCGGCGGCAGTCTCCGGGTCCCTTACGGTGCCCATTGGCCGGGTGCGCAAGATGAAGATGGGGCCGCAGTACCTGTCGGCTTTCACCTGCGGCGACCAGCTCCTCTGGGGAGCGGCCGAACCTCTGCGCCGCATGCTGCGCGTCCTGCTGGAGAAGTAGGGGCGGACCTGCGTGTTCGCCCTTTTGGCCGGCAGATAGCTTTTTCCTACATTATGATTGTTTGTATGAAATGTCGCTCCTTTCAAGGGGCGCTTTTCATTTTTGGCGTTATAATCCGTAGGGGCGGGGTTCTCCCGCCCTTTTTGAAAATGTTGAGTGAATCGGGCGGGGAAACCCCGCCCCTACGCGGTACAAGAAAATCAGGGTTGGCTGTATAGGACGGCCACTGATAGAGGAGTCAAAAGATGAGCAAGCTATGGAATATAGCAGTAGTAGGGGCGACCGGCGCTGTCGGCAACCAGATGATTGAATGCCTGGAAGAGCGCAACTTTCCGGTCGGGAAAATAAAATATCTTGCAAGCGCCCGCAGCGCCGGGGAAGTGATGGAATTCAATGGGAAGCCGGTGCTGGTTGAAGAACTGACCCACGATTCCTTCGAGGGGATCGATATCGCTCTTTTTTCGGCGGGCGGCGACCGCTCCAGGGAGTTCTGCCCCTCTGCGGCCCGGGCGGGCGCTGTCTGCATCGACAACTCCAGCGCCTGGCGCATGGACCCGGATGTGCCGTTGGTGGTGCCTGAGGTGAACCCTCACGCCATCGCCCGGTACACCAATAAGGGGATCATTGCCAACCCCAACTGTTCCACCATCCAGATGGTGGTGGCACTGAAGCCTCTCCACGACTATGCCGCCATCAAGCGGATCGTGGTGTCCACCTACCAGGCGGTTTCCGGCACAGGAAAGAAGGCCATCGACGAACTGCGCGTCCAGACCGGCGAGCTGCTCAACGGCCGTCCTGCCAAGTGCGACATTTATCCGCACCGGATCGCCTTCAACTGTCTGCCGCAGATCGATTCCTTCGAACCCAACGGTTACACCAAGGAAGAGATGAAGATGGTCTTTGAGACGAAAAAGATCATGGAGGCGGAGATCAGGACCACCGCTACCACGGTGCGCGTGCCGGTCTTCTATGGCCATTCCGAGTCGGTGAACATCGAAACCGAGAAGAAGATCACCGTGGCCAAGGCTATGGAGCTGTTGAAGCGTGCGCCGGGAGTAGATGTGGTGGATGACGTGGCCAACGGCGTCTATCCGATGCCGATCGACGCTGCCGGCCAGGACCTGACCCTGGTGGGGCGGATTCGCGAGGACGACTCCATCGAGAACGGACTCAACCTCTGGGTGGTGGCGGACAACATCCGCAAGGGTGCCGCGACCAATGCGGTGCAGATCGCGGAGATACTGATCGAAAAGTATCTCAAATAAAACGGTGAGAACAATTTGTCCTTGGAAGCCCCTTTTTCATGCGCCAGATAAAGCTGATAATAGAATACGACGGCACCAATTATTCCGGCTGGCAGGTCCAGCCGAACGGCATCACCATCCAGCAACTGATTGAAGCGTCACTGGCAACGATGCTCGGCGAACCGGTCAAGCTTCATTCATCCGGCAGGACCGATGCCGGTGTTCATGCGCTGGGAATGGTTGCTGCGTTTAAAACGGGGAAACTGCTGCCGTTGCGTGCCTTTTCCGACGGGCTCAATGCTTTGCTGCCGAACGATATAGCCATCAGGGATGCCGTTGAGGCCCCGCTTTCGTTCAATCCACGCGCTGACGCAAAGAGCAAGCATTACCGTTACACGATATATAACGCCGTTCGCCGCTCGCCACTGGCACGCCTCAGTTCGTGGCATCTGCGCGGGGCACTGGACATTGAGCGTATGCAGGCCGCGGCTTCCCATTTTGTCGGTGAGCATGATTTTGCCGCTTTCCGCGCCTCCAACTGCGCAGCCAAAACCACGGTGCGCCGTCTTTTCAGCGTATCTGTTGCGAAGGATGGGGAATCTGTCATTATTGATGTGCACGGATCGGGGTTTCTGAAAAATATGGTGAGGATCATCGCCGGTACGCTCGCAGAGGTAGGACAGGGGAAAAAAAATCCGGATGCGGTTCCCGGATTACTTGTTTCAGGCGACAGGGCCGCTTCAGGCATTACGGCGCCGCCGCAAGGGCTCTGTCTCGTGGAAGTTTTTTATTGATTACGCCTGTGAAACTATTTTTCTTGACAGCTTATAAGTAATGTATTATTTTACGAACTTTCTGTGAGTCGGTATGTATCAATTTCAGTCAGGTTGTGAGGGTTCGATGAAGACGACGCAAGTTGCGAAAAAAGATGAAGTGACCAGGGATTGGTATCTGGTCGATGTTGATAATAAGGTCCTCGGCAGGGTTGCTACCGAGATCGCCAATGTCCTGCGTGGTAAAAACAAGCCTGTTTATACCCCCAGCGTCGATACCGGTGATTTCGTCATCGTGGTTAATGCCGAAAA
This genomic window contains:
- a CDS encoding MlaC/ttg2D family ABC transporter substrate-binding protein — its product is MNIRTIIMTTLLFCLCITGAKQALASVTNEVKSMVDEVVRIVSDKEMKKPQNEQKRRNALKKAISTIFDYGEMTQRSMGKHWKERSPAEKKELVQLFETLLENSYAGKIESYNQEKIVYLKENVESEYADVRSKVITAKRDEFSLDYRLMSKGGRWMVYDVVIEGVSLVSNYRTQFNNIIQRQGYGELVKKLRVKSEEIKAP
- the msrA gene encoding peptide-methionine (S)-S-oxide reductase MsrA; this translates as MKKHRNTARIVLILLFACSLLAEAPCSAGQAVKGGLEKATFAGGCFWCMEAPFDRLEGVTSVTAGYTGGQKKNPTYEEVSAGGTGHAESVQIVYDPARIGYAKLLDVFWRNIDPTVRDRQFCDVGTQYRSAIFYHSPEQKNLAEESKRLLEKTKPFAAPIVTEIVPASEFYPAEDYHQHYYKKNPIRYKFYRQGCGRDRRLKELWGAAAGH
- the leuB gene encoding 3-isopropylmalate dehydrogenase; this translates as MAKVFKVAVLPGDGIGPEVMAEALQVLDAVEKKYDVKFERTHANVGGAGIDNEGKALPETTVNICKAADAILFGSVGGPKWETLPPEEQPERGALLPLRKIFGLYANLRPAIIFPSLTGASSLKEEVIAGGFNILVIRELTGGIYFSQPKGIEGTGRERVGVDTMRYSVPEIERITHVAFQAARKRGKKVCSIDKANVLSSSVLWREIVTGIAKEYPDVELSHMYVDNAAMQLVKWPKQFDVILCENMFGDILSDEAAMLTGSLGMLPSASLAEGTFGMYEPSGGSAPDIAGQGIANPIAQILSAGMMLRFSFGMVEAADAIDNAVAKVLEQGYRTRDIYQQKDGEKLVNTKEIGAAIIANL
- the asd gene encoding aspartate-semialdehyde dehydrogenase; this encodes MKVGLIGWRGMVGSVLLQRMQEENDFAGIEPVFFSTSQAGQPAPMNAGTLKDASDIAELKKLDVILTCQGGDYTKAIHPELRKTGWQGYWIDAASTLRMEPNAVIILDPVNRNVIDAALAKGQKDFIGGNCTVSLMLMALGGLFRAGLVEWITSMTYQAASGAGAPNMRELLSQMGVLHGSVAELLKNPSSAILDIDRQVTATLRSDALPTKEFGAPLAGNVLPWIDREVEDGQSREEWKGYAETNKILGTTTPIPVDGICVRVSAMRCHSQALTIKLNKDVPIADIENLIKNDNQWVKFVPNTKADSLANLTPAAVSGSLTVPIGRVRKMKMGPQYLSAFTCGDQLLWGAAEPLRRMLRVLLEK
- a CDS encoding aspartate-semialdehyde dehydrogenase, with the protein product MSKLWNIAVVGATGAVGNQMIECLEERNFPVGKIKYLASARSAGEVMEFNGKPVLVEELTHDSFEGIDIALFSAGGDRSREFCPSAARAGAVCIDNSSAWRMDPDVPLVVPEVNPHAIARYTNKGIIANPNCSTIQMVVALKPLHDYAAIKRIVVSTYQAVSGTGKKAIDELRVQTGELLNGRPAKCDIYPHRIAFNCLPQIDSFEPNGYTKEEMKMVFETKKIMEAEIRTTATTVRVPVFYGHSESVNIETEKKITVAKAMELLKRAPGVDVVDDVANGVYPMPIDAAGQDLTLVGRIREDDSIENGLNLWVVADNIRKGAATNAVQIAEILIEKYLK
- the truA gene encoding tRNA pseudouridine(38-40) synthase TruA, with translation MRQIKLIIEYDGTNYSGWQVQPNGITIQQLIEASLATMLGEPVKLHSSGRTDAGVHALGMVAAFKTGKLLPLRAFSDGLNALLPNDIAIRDAVEAPLSFNPRADAKSKHYRYTIYNAVRRSPLARLSSWHLRGALDIERMQAAASHFVGEHDFAAFRASNCAAKTTVRRLFSVSVAKDGESVIIDVHGSGFLKNMVRIIAGTLAEVGQGKKNPDAVPGLLVSGDRAASGITAPPQGLCLVEVFY